Proteins from one Oscillatoria nigro-viridis PCC 7112 genomic window:
- the hflX gene encoding GTPase HflX, with translation MGTPRQTQIAPLELPRYGGGRLSGIRCIATHLKPETPSEAALTAMAIQRLDALVWLTLTGGGFVRRGGGATGYIQETYLAHLIPQGDRPNFEFSVLSAQLEPDSTDEREEPSIQKSLIQTPHFPWKISEPLNLEELADQDFLDLVEGLEAEFEAEFVAKQVDADQDKVLLVGVMTQHMTQLEFEDGLAEITRLVESAGGQVLQTVRQKRSRPHPQTVVGEGKVQEISLAAQTISANLVVFDRDLAPAQIRNLETQIGIRVVDRTEVILDIFAQRARSSEGKLQVELAQLEYALPRLTGRGQAMSRQGGGIGTRGPGETKLETERRTIAKRISRLQQEVNQLLAHRFRLRQNRHHHEVPSVAIVGYTNAGKSTLLNLLTNSEVYAADQLFATLDPTTRRLTIPGTVTREPLSIVLTDTVGFIRELPPALIDAFRATLEEVTDADALLHLVDLSHPAWQSQIRSVMNILTDMPVTPGPALVVFNKIDAVDGETLALAREEFPQAVFISAAKGLGMETLRDRLAQLIQYALYPR, from the coding sequence GTGGGTACACCCCGGCAAACGCAGATTGCGCCCCTAGAATTGCCCCGCTACGGGGGAGGTCGCCTCAGCGGCATTCGCTGCATCGCCACCCACCTGAAGCCAGAAACCCCAAGCGAAGCAGCCCTCACAGCAATGGCAATTCAGCGCCTGGACGCCCTGGTTTGGCTGACACTGACCGGCGGAGGATTTGTGCGCCGCGGCGGCGGTGCGACTGGTTACATCCAAGAAACTTATCTCGCTCACCTAATACCCCAGGGAGACCGGCCAAATTTTGAGTTCTCTGTTTTGAGCGCTCAGTTAGAACCAGATTCAACTGATGAAAGAGAAGAACCTTCAATTCAAAAGTCACTGATTCAAACTCCACACTTTCCGTGGAAAATATCAGAACCGCTGAATTTGGAAGAACTTGCCGACCAAGACTTTCTGGATTTAGTCGAAGGACTCGAAGCAGAGTTTGAAGCAGAGTTTGTCGCTAAGCAGGTCGATGCAGACCAAGACAAAGTGCTGTTGGTAGGTGTAATGACTCAGCACATGACTCAGTTGGAGTTTGAGGACGGGCTCGCAGAAATCACGCGGCTGGTTGAAAGCGCCGGGGGTCAGGTTCTGCAAACAGTGCGCCAAAAACGGTCGCGCCCCCATCCGCAGACAGTGGTCGGCGAAGGCAAAGTTCAGGAAATTTCCCTCGCCGCTCAGACGATTAGCGCTAACCTGGTTGTATTCGATCGCGACCTGGCCCCCGCACAAATACGGAACTTGGAAACTCAGATAGGTATCCGCGTCGTCGATCGAACAGAGGTAATTCTCGACATCTTTGCCCAAAGAGCTCGATCGAGCGAGGGTAAATTGCAAGTCGAACTCGCTCAGCTAGAGTACGCCCTGCCCCGGCTCACAGGTCGCGGTCAGGCAATGTCCAGGCAGGGCGGCGGCATCGGTACCAGAGGCCCCGGGGAAACCAAACTAGAAACCGAACGGCGGACGATCGCCAAACGCATTTCTCGATTGCAGCAAGAAGTAAATCAACTGCTGGCGCACCGCTTCCGGCTGCGGCAGAACCGCCACCATCACGAGGTACCCTCAGTGGCGATCGTCGGCTACACCAACGCGGGTAAATCCACTCTGCTCAACCTGCTCACAAATTCCGAAGTCTATGCCGCCGACCAGTTATTTGCCACCCTCGACCCCACAACTCGACGGTTGACCATTCCCGGCACTGTCACCAGGGAACCCCTGTCGATCGTCCTCACAGATACAGTGGGCTTTATTCGCGAACTGCCCCCCGCCTTGATCGACGCTTTTCGGGCTACCCTCGAAGAAGTCACTGACGCCGATGCTTTGCTGCATCTCGTCGATCTCTCCCATCCCGCGTGGCAGAGCCAAATTCGATCGGTCATGAATATTTTGACAGATATGCCCGTAACTCCCGGGCCAGCCCTTGTAGTCTTTAACAAAATTGATGCCGTAGATGGAGAGACTCTCGCCCTCGCCCGAGAAGAGTTTCCTCAAGCAGTATTTATTTCGGCAGCCAAAGGTCTTGGGATGGAAACTCTCCGCGACCGACTAGCTCAGCTCATTCAATACGCCCTCTACCCTCGGTAA
- a CDS encoding chlorophyll a/b-binding protein, producing METRPTNLPPTANAYNGKDRNAFLFGFNPQAELWNGRLAMIGFLAYLLWDAAGYSVLRDILHFLPTYIAN from the coding sequence ATGGAAACTCGTCCTACTAACCTGCCTCCTACGGCTAATGCTTACAACGGCAAAGATCGGAACGCCTTTTTGTTTGGCTTCAACCCGCAAGCAGAACTTTGGAACGGTCGCTTAGCGATGATCGGTTTCTTAGCTTATTTGCTTTGGGACGCCGCTGGATATAGCGTTCTCCGTGACATACTTCACTTTCTGCCTACCTACATTGCTAACTAA
- a CDS encoding photosystem I reaction center subunit PsaK, protein MINSNLLAVVESTLADTASGNWQKPIVMFVCNILALLVLSRRIWYPHVGPKMPLPFPSLFNNVSVPAFLACMSAGHLLGVFLILTLNIDKYF, encoded by the coding sequence ATGATTAACTCAAATTTACTGGCAGTAGTAGAATCGACTCTGGCTGACACAGCATCAGGAAATTGGCAAAAACCGATAGTAATGTTTGTTTGCAATATCTTAGCATTGCTAGTTCTCAGCCGCCGAATTTGGTATCCCCACGTCGGGCCGAAAATGCCTTTGCCCTTCCCGTCTTTGTTCAACAATGTTAGCGTACCGGCATTTCTGGCTTGCATGAGCGCAGGTCATTTGCTGGGAGTATTCCTGATTTTGACCCTCAATATTGACAAGTATTTTTAG
- a CDS encoding DUF1349 domain-containing protein: MQTMQWYNEPLQWHEDNDVIHVTAGAKTDFWRQTHYGFIRDNGNFYYSQVSGDFTAEVKITGSYRSLYDQAGLMIRESENIWLKCGIEFVEGVQNVSAVVTRDYSDWSVMPLEVPPVSLWLRVKRRAETVEVQYSLNGSDYSMMRLAYLTESPIVQVGLMCAAPQGEGFAVEFEGFKQSKLL; encoded by the coding sequence ATGCAAACAATGCAATGGTACAACGAACCTTTACAATGGCATGAGGATAACGATGTTATCCACGTTACCGCAGGCGCAAAGACTGACTTTTGGCGGCAAACTCATTACGGATTCATTCGCGATAACGGCAACTTTTACTACAGTCAAGTGTCAGGCGACTTTACAGCCGAAGTCAAAATTACTGGTTCCTATCGATCGCTCTACGATCAAGCAGGATTGATGATTAGAGAAAGCGAAAATATCTGGCTCAAGTGCGGCATTGAGTTTGTTGAGGGAGTGCAAAACGTGAGTGCGGTTGTGACACGAGACTATTCCGATTGGTCTGTTATGCCGCTTGAAGTGCCGCCTGTTTCCCTGTGGCTGCGGGTAAAGCGCCGAGCTGAAACGGTGGAAGTGCAATACTCGTTGAATGGGTCAGACTATTCAATGATGCGACTGGCATATCTAACTGAGTCACCAATCGTTCAAGTTGGGTTAATGTGTGCGGCTCCCCAAGGTGAAGGCTTTGCAGTCGAATTTGAAGGGTTTAAGCAGAGTAAGCTGCTCTAA
- a CDS encoding CPBP family intramembrane glutamic endopeptidase, with the protein MSANTAKNHYFRLALFWAFLGSLGSLAVFPYALSLNPAVSQLPAPLPVLAIASALQTGIFLILFCWIGLRLGNSIGLDTPIARALVYRQPVPTLSKSAIKMALIVGGVGGIVLIGLSLAFQPWMPPMASTTALKIDLWKRILASFYGGITEELLLRLFGMTLIAWLLWKIFERDKPQPSTWIFWLAIVAAAILFGVGHLPAAANVWGLTPIVILRTITLNALLGIPFGFLYWRWGLEYAMLSHFFADLVLHGIGGS; encoded by the coding sequence ATGTCTGCTAACACTGCAAAAAATCATTACTTCCGATTGGCATTGTTCTGGGCGTTTCTGGGTAGTTTGGGAAGCTTGGCTGTGTTCCCTTATGCGCTGTCTCTCAATCCGGCAGTAAGTCAATTGCCGGCACCGCTACCTGTTTTGGCGATCGCCTCCGCCCTGCAAACCGGAATTTTTCTAATTCTCTTTTGTTGGATTGGGCTTCGCCTCGGTAACTCGATCGGACTTGATACGCCCATAGCTCGTGCTTTGGTATATCGACAGCCTGTTCCCACTCTTTCTAAATCTGCTATTAAAATGGCACTGATAGTCGGTGGCGTTGGTGGAATCGTCCTGATAGGATTGAGTTTAGCTTTCCAACCTTGGATGCCTCCAATGGCTTCAACAACTGCGTTAAAGATTGACCTCTGGAAACGCATATTAGCTTCCTTCTACGGAGGCATCACCGAAGAACTATTGCTGCGACTGTTCGGTATGACATTGATTGCGTGGCTACTTTGGAAGATTTTTGAGCGAGACAAACCGCAACCCTCTACATGGATTTTTTGGCTGGCAATTGTGGCGGCGGCAATATTGTTCGGTGTGGGTCATTTGCCTGCGGCTGCGAATGTCTGGGGATTAACCCCGATCGTCATTCTCCGCACCATTACACTCAATGCCCTCTTAGGGATTCCCTTTGGTTTTCTTTACTGGCGTTGGGGATTAGAATACGCTATGTTATCTCATTTTTTTGCCGATTTGGTACTGCACGGAATAGGAGGAAGTTAG
- a CDS encoding DUF433 domain-containing protein: MNWKAHIYSNPKILLGKPVIQGTRISVEFVLGLFSEGWTQQQILENYPTLNAKSIQAVFAFAAE; this comes from the coding sequence ATGAACTGGAAAGCACACATTTACTCAAATCCTAAAATTCTGCTTGGCAAGCCTGTAATTCAGGGGACACGAATATCAGTGGAGTTCGTTCTAGGGCTGTTTTCAGAAGGTTGGACGCAGCAACAAATTCTAGAAAATTACCCAACGCTTAATGCTAAATCTATACAAGCTGTGTTTGCTTTCGCGGCGGAGTGA
- a CDS encoding DUF6883 domain-containing protein: protein MKLPNGDKALLGDKLERYSLNMQHPKGKDKAILFRNRLGITLENKTILEAAILESAVNQEAEIYKTDNYGTQYDIKFFMTTETGSSWVLSCWMIRTDEDFPRLTNTYPVNK from the coding sequence ATGAAACTACCCAACGGAGACAAGGCACTGCTGGGCGACAAGCTTGAGCGATACTCACTGAATATGCAGCATCCCAAAGGAAAAGATAAAGCCATCCTGTTTAGAAATCGATTGGGAATTACACTAGAAAACAAAACTATTTTAGAAGCCGCTATATTAGAATCTGCGGTCAATCAGGAGGCGGAAATTTACAAAACAGACAACTATGGAACCCAGTATGATATCAAATTTTTCATGACCACGGAAACCGGAAGCTCTTGGGTGCTGTCATGTTGGATGATTCGCACCGATGAAGACTTTCCCCGGCTAACTAATACCTATCCTGTCAATAAGTGA
- a CDS encoding DUF4926 domain-containing protein, translating to MTLHEYDVVALTEEIHAIHKATSQPILLRPGQVGTILMSFEDRAYLVDFADAQGNTYAMETIPSEKLMELVYEPLPAYA from the coding sequence ATGACGTTACACGAGTATGATGTTGTTGCCTTGACCGAAGAAATTCACGCAATCCATAAAGCAACCTCTCAGCCAATTTTGCTCCGACCGGGACAAGTTGGCACTATTCTCATGAGCTTTGAGGATCGTGCTTATCTAGTAGATTTTGCGGATGCTCAAGGTAATACCTATGCAATGGAAACCATTCCCTCAGAGAAACTCATGGAACTTGTTTATGAGCCGCTTCCTGCCTACGCCTAA
- a CDS encoding DUF433 domain-containing protein: MFDTITVNPRQCGDRPCIRGMRIRVIDILELLAAGLSFEQIIEELPDLGLEDLKAALLYAVRKLDRPVLAA; the protein is encoded by the coding sequence CTGTTTGACACAATTACAGTGAACCCAAGACAATGTGGCGATCGTCCCTGCATCCGGGGAATGCGGATTCGAGTCATCGATATCCTAGAGTTGCTAGCTGCTGGTTTGAGTTTTGAGCAAATTATCGAAGAATTGCCAGACTTGGGACTTGAGGATCTCAAAGCTGCGCTTCTCTATGCAGTTCGCAAACTCGATCGTCCCGTTTTAGCCGCATGA
- a CDS encoding Uma2 family endonuclease: MVAIAQKTLSFEEFLNWDDDSGRSFELLNGVAMPLSEPTAKHEDVVDGLCRLLVDHCQSLNLPYVPRQSKQVRLNAAPGESESSRKADIVVFAKEEWVRMRQSSASAAAYIPPPLAIEVVSTNWRDDYRIKLNEYETLGILEYWIVDCAGLGGVQYIGSPKQSTVTINRLIDGEYQAQRYQREVIIVSPTFPQLVLTIAQIVAMTEV; encoded by the coding sequence ATGGTTGCGATCGCCCAAAAAACCCTTTCCTTCGAGGAATTTCTCAACTGGGATGACGACTCCGGCAGGTCATTTGAGCTACTCAATGGAGTTGCCATGCCCCTGAGTGAACCCACAGCCAAACATGAGGATGTCGTCGATGGTTTATGTCGTCTCTTGGTAGATCATTGCCAATCCTTGAACCTTCCCTACGTTCCCCGACAAAGTAAACAAGTCAGATTGAACGCTGCCCCGGGTGAAAGTGAATCGAGTCGTAAAGCCGACATTGTGGTGTTTGCCAAGGAAGAATGGGTCAGAATGCGTCAAAGTTCTGCCTCTGCTGCTGCCTATATTCCACCTCCCTTGGCGATCGAAGTTGTCAGTACGAATTGGCGGGATGATTACCGCATCAAATTGAATGAGTATGAAACTTTAGGAATCCTGGAGTATTGGATCGTTGATTGTGCAGGGTTGGGAGGCGTTCAGTATATCGGTTCTCCAAAACAGTCTACGGTGACTATCAACCGCTTAATCGATGGTGAATATCAGGCACAGCGATATCAAAGAGAAGTCATTATTGTTTCTCCAACGTTTCCTCAGTTGGTATTAACCATCGCTCAAATCGTTGCGATGACAGAAGTTTAG